The DNA sequence CGACCCGGACGCAGAGCTGGCTGGCGACGCTTCCTCGGCCACCGCGCGCGACGCTGGCTCGGCCGTTTCGGGTGGCGCCACCTCGTCCGTTGCGGCTTTCGCGGTCGACGGCGCCGCCTCGGCTGCCGATCGCAACACCGAGCCCGCCGAGGGGATCCGGCGCGCCGACGGCCGGACCGTTCGCGCGATCGCCGCTGTGGTGGCCGTGGCGATGGTCCTCGCCGGGTGGTGGTGGTGGCAAGGCCGGCCCCGCGAAGTCACGCGGGCACCCGCTGCCGTGGTCAGCGGGCAGCCGGTCGCTGAGAAGGTGACGGCCTCGCCGTCACCGGCCGTGCGTGAGGTGGTCGTGCACGTGGTCGGCGAGGTGGTCCGGCCCGGGTTGGTCCGGCTGCCCGCCGGATCGCGGGTGGCCGATGCGGTGGGCGCCGCCGGGGGCCTGCGGCCCGGCGGTCATCTCGGCGGCGCGAACCTCGCCCGAGTGCTCGTCGACGGCGAGCAACTGGTGATCGGAGCGGGTGCTTTGCCCGGCCGCACCACGACCGACCCGGACACGGTGCCCGGCCGCACGACGACGGGGCCGGGCACCGGCGCGGCGAACGCGCCACTGGATCTCAACGCCGCTACTACGGCGCAACTGGAGGAGCTGCCCGGGATCGGCCCGGTGCTCGCCGGGCGCATCGTGGCGTGGCGTGAGGAGCACGGCGCCTTCACCGCGGTCACCGAGCTGCAGGAGGTCTCCGGCGTGGGAGACAAGGTGTTCGCGGCGATCGAGCGCCTGGTGAGGGTGTGAGGGATCTCCGCCTGGTTGTCGTCGCCCTGGGATTGTGGTCCGCGGAACTCGCCGTCCTGTTGGCGCTGTTGGGGAATGGGGCTGTCGGCGGCAGTACCGCCGTCGTCGTCATCGTCGGCGGGCTGGTCGTCGCGGCAACCGGTGGTGGAGTTGCCTTCGCCTCAGGCAGGGTCCGTTCGGCTGCGTCCGGCAGCGACGTCGTTTCGGCCGGCTCCGGCGGCGATGTCCGTTCGGCCGCCTCCCGCGCCGGCATCCCTTCGGCTTCCTCCGGCGGCATCCCTTGGGCCGCCTCGGGCGGCGGCGTCCGCTCTCTCGCGCTCGCCCACGCCGGGTTGTTCGTGCTGGGCCTTGGCGCCGGGCTGGTGGTCGCCGGGCTGCACGTGGGTGCCGTACGCGGCGGCCCGCTGACGGCGTGGGCGCAGCAGCGAGCCGTCGTCGAGCTGGCCGGCGTCGTGGAAGGTGATCCGCAGCGGCGTACCGGCGTGGTGTCCGGGACCCGCCGGCTGCCGGACGTCACCGTGATCCGGCTGCGGGTGCAGCGTGCCGTGGTGCGGGGCACGTCGTACGACGTCGACGTCCTCGTCTCGGTGCGCGTCAACGAGTCTGCGGCGACGACGTCGGGCGATGCGGCGCCGCAATCCGCCACCGGCGAACACGTCTCGGCCAGTACGGCTGTGCACGGTTCGACGGTGACGGTCTCCGGCCGGCTGGCCGATCCCGGCCGGGCGCCGGAGGTCGCGGCCGTACTGCTGGCTGCCGGTCCGGTCCGGCAGCTCCAGCCGCCGGGTTCGGTGGACACCGCGACAGCGGCGCTACGGGACGGCCTGCGCACCACGTTGAGCGCTCACCCGGTCGACCAGGCGGCTCTGGTCGCCGGGCTCGCCGTCGGTGACGAGACCGCGCAGACCGCCGAGCTCACCGCGGCGATGCGAACCGCGGGGTTGTCGCACCTCACGGCGGTCAGCGGCGGGAACACCGCGATGGTGGTCGCCGCCGCGCTCCTGCTCAGCAGGCTGCTGGGCGCCCGGCGCCGCACGCGCGTTCTGGTGGCGGCCACCGCCCTCGCCGGATTCGTCGCCCTGGTGCGGCCCGAGCCCAGCGTCGTACGGGCCGCCGTCATGGGCGCCGTGGTCCTGGTCGGGTTGCTCGTTGGTGGTCGGGGCCGTGAGTTGTCTGTGCTTGCCGCTGCGGTCTGCCTCGTCCTGCTCAGCACGCCAGCCCTGGCCGCGTCGTGGGGTTTCGCGCTGTCGGCGGTCGCCACGGCGGGCTTGTTGGTGCTGGCGCATCGTTGGCGGGGCCTGCCGCAGCGACACGCGATCCGCGACTGGCTTGCCACGGCGGCCGCGGTCACGCTGGCAGCCCAGCTGGCGACGGCTCCGCTCGTCGCGGCGATGAGCGGCGGCATCTCACTGGCCGGCGTACCGGCGAACCTGCTGGTCGCCCCGGTCGTCGCGCCGGTGACCCTGCTGGGCTTGCTCGCTGCCGTCACGTCGGTCGTGTGTCCCGCGGTGGCGGGACTGTTCGCGGCGGCGGCGGCACCCCTGGCGGGGTGGATCGCCTCGGTAGCCCACACCGCGGCCGCAGCGCCAGCGGCGACCGTGCCGTGGCCCGGGGGAGCCAGCGGCGGTGTGGCGCTGGCCCTGCTGCTCGTGGCGCTGCTGGCCAGCCGCCGGCGTTGGTGGCCGCTCGTGTCCGGTACGCCTTGGCTCACCGCGGCACTGGCCGCCGCGGTGATCGCTGCTGTCGTACTGCGCCCGCCGGGCCGCAGCGGCTGGCCGCCGGCCGGCTGGGTCCTGGTGGCCTGCGACGTCGGTCAGGGCGACGCGCTGGTCATCCGGAGTGGAGTGGGGGAGGCCGTTGTCGTCGATGCCGGCCCCGATCCCGCTGCGGTGGACCGCTGCCTGGGTGACCTCGGCGTCGAACGGGTCAATGCTTTGGTGCTCAGCCACTTTCATGCCGATCACGTCGAAGGCACACCGGGTGTGCTCCGGCGCGACACCGGCGTCATCCTCACCTCGCCGCTGGCCGAACCGCCGGAGCAGGCGGCACGGGTCCAGCGGTGGGCGGGTGCTGCCGGAGTCGCCATGCTGTCAGCCGAGTACGGCGAGGTCCGGACGGTCGCGGACGTCACGATGACGGTCCTCGGCCCCCGGCGGCTGATTCGTGGCGAGGGTTCCGACGCCAACAACGCCAGCCTCGTCCTGCTGGTCGAAGTCCGGGGTCTGCGGCTGTTGCTGACCGGAGACATCGAGCCGGCCGCACAGCGGGCGTTGCTCGCGGCGTACCCGGACGGTCCGCCGGGCGGCCGGGTGGACGTGCTGAAGGTGGCTCATCACGGCTCGGCGCAACAAGAGCCGTCGATCTTCGGTTGGGCCGCAGCGTCGATCGCGCTGGTGTCGGTCGGAGCGGACAACGACTACGGACATCCCGCGCCGGGGGTCCTGGCGGCATTGCGGCAGGCGAGCGCCCTGGTCGGGCGTACCGACGAGCAGGGGGATCTCGCAGTCGTCGCCGGTGACGGCGGTGACGGCGGTGACGGCGGTGACGGTGCCGGCCGCAGCCGGAGCGCCGGGCTGGTGACCCGCCGCTGAACAGCTACTGCGACTGCCGGACGGCGATGTCGGCGACTCGTGACATGCTCGGCCGGTGCCGGCTGCTCCCGCCCCCGTGACGCTGGTGTTCGGCCCGGAGACCGTCCTGGCCGAGCGGGCCGTGGACGAGGTCGTGGCGGCCGCCCGGGCCGTCGAGCCGAGCGCGTACCGGTCCGTCATTCGCGCCGGTTCCGGCGACCTGGCCGCCGCCTTG is a window from the Actinomycetota bacterium genome containing:
- a CDS encoding ComEC/Rec2 family competence protein produces the protein MRDLRLVVVALGLWSAELAVLLALLGNGAVGGSTAVVVIVGGLVVAATGGGVAFASGRVRSAASGSDVVSAGSGGDVRSAASRAGIPSASSGGIPWAASGGGVRSLALAHAGLFVLGLGAGLVVAGLHVGAVRGGPLTAWAQQRAVVELAGVVEGDPQRRTGVVSGTRRLPDVTVIRLRVQRAVVRGTSYDVDVLVSVRVNESAATTSGDAAPQSATGEHVSASTAVHGSTVTVSGRLADPGRAPEVAAVLLAAGPVRQLQPPGSVDTATAALRDGLRTTLSAHPVDQAALVAGLAVGDETAQTAELTAAMRTAGLSHLTAVSGGNTAMVVAAALLLSRLLGARRRTRVLVAATALAGFVALVRPEPSVVRAAVMGAVVLVGLLVGGRGRELSVLAAAVCLVLLSTPALAASWGFALSAVATAGLLVLAHRWRGLPQRHAIRDWLATAAAVTLAAQLATAPLVAAMSGGISLAGVPANLLVAPVVAPVTLLGLLAAVTSVVCPAVAGLFAAAAAPLAGWIASVAHTAAAAPAATVPWPGGASGGVALALLLVALLASRRRWWPLVSGTPWLTAALAAAVIAAVVLRPPGRSGWPPAGWVLVACDVGQGDALVIRSGVGEAVVVDAGPDPAAVDRCLGDLGVERVNALVLSHFHADHVEGTPGVLRRDTGVILTSPLAEPPEQAARVQRWAGAAGVAMLSAEYGEVRTVADVTMTVLGPRRLIRGEGSDANNASLVLLVEVRGLRLLLTGDIEPAAQRALLAAYPDGPPGGRVDVLKVAHHGSAQQEPSIFGWAAASIALVSVGADNDYGHPAPGVLAALRQASALVGRTDEQGDLAVVAGDGGDGGDGGDGAGRSRSAGLVTRR
- a CDS encoding ComEA family DNA-binding protein — its product is MVLAGWWWWQGRPREVTRAPAAVVSGQPVAEKVTASPSPAVREVVVHVVGEVVRPGLVRLPAGSRVADAVGAAGGLRPGGHLGGANLARVLVDGEQLVIGAGALPGRTTTDPDTVPGRTTTGPGTGAANAPLDLNAATTAQLEELPGIGPVLAGRIVAWREEHGAFTAVTELQEVSGVGDKVFAAIERLVRV